GTacaaatataatttttgacattgaTTTTTTTTGACGAATTTATCGAGAATTACCAAATTTCATGTGCGTTATAAATTTAGTGGAgccaataatgaagattattttaATGTACGTGTAAATTGATAACTACCTGCAGCAGTCGTATTAACCACTCTGCtagaaaaattcttcttttacaTCAACTGCAGGGAGCAGCCAGCCATGGTTTATCAACTGACAACAAATCCTCTGGTAGGTATTTAATACAATCAAGGCTATAGCAGCCAGCCAAACAAGGTAGTACACATCTAATGACCACAAAAATAGCTGGCTGGCTAAAACAAACCTAATACCACTCACTAGAGCTAAGAGTTTCTAGAGTACTTCTCTTCTAAGTCATCAAATGAGTTAGAATACTCTTGCACTATACATTTAATACAATATACTAGCCAATAGACTGTCATTTTTCTAGGTTGGCAATTTATTCTCTTCACACAACCTTTGACATATATTGCCACTAAGATTTTGTAAGATATCAGTGATGATGATACACAAAATATAATATTCTTCTACAATCTTGttgatttgaaaaaaattgaaaattggaaattgaaaaatgaaaaccCCCCCAAAATTTCCTCTTCCATGCACCCTCCCACCCATTCACCACTTGACCCTACCATACTTGCTTTTGGTCGGATCTTTGGctccttcttcctcctcttcttctctttgcCTTTTTTCTCTCCTCCATTtctatatcatatatatatatagatgtcCATGATAGCAAAAGGCACTCAGAACTTCAATATGACCCCACACGTACAAAACCAGCTCAATTAGTTCCTTGGTGATCAATACACACATATGAATGAAACTTCCCTGTTCATTCATCACTTGATTGTGGGAATATGATTTTCCCACATTCAAAAAAACAATACCCCTTCCCTTACAAGTAAAAAAGAAAGAATTAAAAAATGGATCAAGCTATAGAGAAGAATCATGGTTGGGATCATGAAGGAAGACTAAAAGGACCAAACAAGTTTCTCTGGTCAGAAAAAGAGAACCCACTATGCATTTCTAAAATATGGCAACACAACAACAAGTCTAGTCTAATAAAAACCACAATCCACATCTGATAAGGGGTTTCATCCATACACACATGCTGCTCACAAGTCATAACCCACTACCTACAATTGCACTTAAGGAATATTTATATTACTATTTTATTCAATAGTTTAACattataatattttcaaaattagggtcaaaaaattaatctaaaaatattataataagaTGAATTAGCAAGCCAAACCAAACCATATGTGTATCTGTATGATCTTTCTCTTGATATATAGTGTAAAGCAAAGACAACACACCACACGACATAAAGACTAATCCCAAACAGAAACATTCTCTCATCACTCCAAAGACCAATTTCAACTTAGCTgatcaattttcttttcttttccttctctcttATCTCACTATCTTCTCTATACCTACAAGAAAGACATCATCAACACTcttgaattttcttcttcttcttcttccttcttccatGGATACAGCTCAGTGGCCACAGGTATTATATATCATCTGATCTATGCAGTTCTTGATCCATTTTTGAAGCTTTTTTACTTTCCTGTTGATGagtttgaattagggtttgaagatCTTATATTTTTGCCTGTGAATTGAGATATGTTTATACTTTTATGGACTAGATAGATATATATACCCCATCATCaactgttcttctttttctttctttctcttttactTTATCTCTGATTTTATGTTTGTTGTTTGTTAGAActtcaaattttattttcataGACTTAAATGGTTCTTGAAAGTACTTTGAGATCACTACCACCACTTTtatctttatctctttctcttttACTACTTGTGTCATAATAAAGGcaagaaaattagaaagctttTCTTtggtattattagtattatttttagttttttttctttcatcacTTTTTCTTTTCATCTCTATCTCTACCATGGTGGaagtagtagtagtattttcattTGTCTGTTTGTATTCAaactcattcattcattcttcttcttcttcttcttcttcctcctttttgcttttcctttctctttagtGATGACTACATACCCTTTGTTTTGATCTTGAAAGTTGTAATAAACTTTCATTGAATTgtgttttgtttgtttgattcactttttttttgttctttttctttgtgTGTGTCAGGATGTTGGACTTGTGAAACCCATGGAGAATCAGATGGTGTCTAATGCATCAAACCCTAATATGAATAGTGGTGGTGCTAATAATACTGCTATGTTAGAGCAACAAAGAAGGGCTAGACCTCACAAAGAACAAGCCATAAACTGTCCAAGGTGTAATTCTACAAACACTAAATTCTGTTACTACAACAATTACAGTCTTACACAACCTAGGTATTTCTGCAAGACTTGTAGAAGGTATTGGACTGAAGGTGGTTCTTTAAGGAATGTTCCGGTAGGCGGCGGTTCGAGGAAAAACCGAaggtcttcatcttcttcttcttcgattacATCATCTGTTTCGGTTACCAAGAAGCTACCTGATCTAACTCAGCCTCCCATGATAAATATGTCATCGGCGAAGTCAGTATCTCACCAAAACCCAAAGATCCATGAAGGGCAAGATCTTAACTTAGCTTTCTCAACTAGTACAGATCATCATTACCATACCATGTCTGAATTTGCTCATGAATTACCAAATATGGATCAGACAAACAATAGTAACCATATTCCTACTTCATCAACTACTACCACTACTCATTTATCAGCTTTGGAATTTCTTAGGAATGGAATTAATTCAAAGGGTTATGGTTCATTTATGCCTATGGCTCCATCATCAGTTCAAGATACAGACACGGTTTACTCATCGCCGTCCGGTGGTTTTACATTACAAG
This portion of the Papaver somniferum cultivar HN1 chromosome 11, ASM357369v1, whole genome shotgun sequence genome encodes:
- the LOC113322690 gene encoding dof zinc finger protein DOF4.6-like gives rise to the protein MDTAQWPQDVGLVKPMENQMVSNASNPNMNSGGANNTAMLEQQRRARPHKEQAINCPRCNSTNTKFCYYNNYSLTQPRYFCKTCRRYWTEGGSLRNVPVGGGSRKNRRSSSSSSSITSSVSVTKKLPDLTQPPMINMSSAKSVSHQNPKIHEGQDLNLAFSTSTDHHYHTMSEFAHELPNMDQTNNSNHIPTSSTTTTTHLSALEFLRNGINSKGYGSFMPMAPSSVQDTDTVYSSPSGGFTLQDYKPTTLNFGVDGYGSIQQGVHHQENSGRPLFPFEDLRQVSNTSEFDHHQNNRGAQGDSNGYWSGMLGGGSW